The following are from one region of the Zonotrichia leucophrys gambelii isolate GWCS_2022_RI chromosome 1A, RI_Zleu_2.0, whole genome shotgun sequence genome:
- the MIOX gene encoding inositol oxygenase codes for MSSLQEGPDSSEEPQPGKAKSEFRNYTEGKLIDRVYNTYRLMHTHQTVEFVRRKSAQYGSCSQRRMSVMEALELLDQLVDESDPDVDFPNSFHAFQTAEGIRRAHPDKDWFHLVGLLHDLGKVLVLFGEPQWAVVGDTFPVGCKVQKSVVYGDSTFHENPDTKDPRYSTEYGMYQPGCGLDNVLMSWGHDEYMYQVMKFNKFALPKEAFYMVRFHSFYPWHAHGDYGHLCSEEDRRMLPWLRELNKFDLYTKQEELPDVQQLRAYYQGLIDKYCPGQLCW; via the exons atgagcagcctgcaggag GGCCCCGACTCCTCGGAGGAGCCGCAGCCCGGCAAGGCCAAGAGCGAGTTCCGCAACTACACC GAGGGGAAGCTGATCGACCGCGTGTACAACACCTACCGGCTCATGCACACGCACCAGACCGTGGAGTTCGTCCGCAGGAAG AGCGCCCAGTACGGCTCCTGCTCGCAGCGGAGGATGAGCGTGATGGAGGcgctggagctgctggaccAGCTCGTGGACGAGTCGGACCCCGACGTGGATTTCCCCAACTCCTTCCACGCCTTCCAGACGGCCGAGGGGATCCGCCGGGCGCACCCCGACAAAG ACTGGTTCCACCTCGTGGGGCTCCTGCACGACCTGGGCAAGGTGCTGGTGCTGTTCGGGGAGCCCCAG TGGGCCGTGGTCGGGGACACCTTCCCGGTGGGCTGCAAGGTGCAGAAGTCGGTGGTGTACGGGGACTCCACCTTCCACGAGAACCCCGACACCAAAGACCCCCGGTACAG caccGAGTACGGGATGTACCAGCCCGGCTGTGGCCTGGACAACGTCCTCATGTCCTGGGGCCACGATG AGTACATGTACCAAGTGATGAAGTTCAACAAGTTCGCCCTGCCCAAGGAG GCCTTCTACATGGTTCGCTTCCACTCCTTCTACCCCTGGCACGCCCACGGTGACTACGGGCACCTGTGCTCGGAGGAGGATCGCCGCATGCTGCCCTGGCTCCGCGAGCTCAA CAAGTTCGACCTGTACACcaagcaggaggagctgcctgatGTGCAGCAGCTCCGCGCTTACTACCAGGGCCTCATCGACAAATACTGCccggggcagctctgctggtga
- the ADM2 gene encoding protein ADM2, with protein sequence MRAPAPLALGCVSFALCLLELPHGRALPPRRAAPARSPPERTPALPGAPPAPQPVGTPRHRAPVARHGPWAAPRHRPPAPRPPPWHGRRLVLRHHGRDPRYDPPRWDPRAGRGRRHAGAHLVRVGCVLGTCQVQNLSHRLWQLRGQSGRRDSSPMNPNSPHSYG encoded by the exons ATgcgagccccggccccgctggcGCTCGGTTGCGTCAGCTTCGCGCTgtgcctgctggagctgccccacggGCGGGCCCTGCCGCCGCGCAG GGCCGCCCCGGCGCGGAGCCCCCCGGAGCGAACCCCCGCTCTCCCCGgagcgcccccggccccgcagcccgtGGGGACCCCGCGGCACCGAGCCCCGGTTGCCCGGCACGGCCCGTGGGCCGCCCCCCGgcaccgcccgcccgccccgcggcccCCGCCGTGGCACGGCCGGCGCCTCGTCCTGCGGCACCACGGGCGGGACCCCCGGTACGACCCCCCCCGGTGGGACCCCCGGGCCGGCCGCGGCCGCCGGCACGCCGGGGCGCACCTGGTGCGGGTGGGCTGCGTGCTGGGCACCTGCCAGGTGCAGAACCTGAGCCACCGCCTGTGGCAGCTGCGGGGACAGTCGGGCCGCCGCGACTCGTCCCCCATGAACCCCAACAGCCCCCACAGCTACGGCTGA